The proteins below are encoded in one region of Pseudonocardia sp. DSM 110487:
- a CDS encoding YbfB/YjiJ family MFS transporter: protein MIQALRLALGTASALGFARFAYGLLLPAMREDLHWSLAQAGAMNTANGLGYLLGAMLAAAVVRRIGTAAAFRTGMVLTAVALAATALSGDFVILLAARAAAGVTGAVVFIAGGVIAARIAARSSSGVPLTIFFAGSGLGIAAGGASIPALGSEWRTGWVGLAAAAGVAALVSWTAARAEGEAPAATAGRAFVLPLWWVAVPYVLFATGYITYITFLSAYLADRHASVPEVTLVWTVMGLAVMAAPALWSRPVVRWPGGTALGALLAILAAGAALALVSTALPVILASVVLYGASFMSVPAAVTARVRDATPPADWTATIAAFTTLFAAGQTAGPWIAGIVADHTSTGATVAWTAVLCFAGAVIALTGHRTRQTQRT from the coding sequence ATGATCCAGGCGCTGCGGCTGGCCCTCGGCACCGCGTCGGCGCTCGGGTTCGCGCGGTTCGCGTACGGCCTCCTCCTACCCGCCATGCGCGAGGACCTGCACTGGAGCCTCGCCCAGGCCGGGGCGATGAACACCGCGAACGGGCTCGGCTACCTGCTCGGCGCGATGCTGGCGGCCGCCGTCGTGCGCAGGATCGGCACCGCGGCCGCCTTCCGCACAGGCATGGTCCTCACCGCGGTTGCGCTCGCCGCCACGGCGCTGAGCGGCGACTTCGTGATCCTGCTCGCCGCAAGGGCCGCGGCGGGGGTGACCGGAGCCGTGGTCTTCATCGCCGGAGGGGTGATCGCGGCGCGCATCGCCGCCCGCTCCTCCTCCGGCGTCCCCCTCACCATCTTCTTCGCGGGGTCGGGCCTCGGCATCGCGGCCGGCGGGGCGAGCATCCCCGCACTCGGGTCCGAGTGGCGTACCGGATGGGTCGGCCTTGCCGCCGCAGCTGGTGTCGCCGCGCTCGTGAGCTGGACGGCCGCTCGTGCGGAAGGGGAGGCACCCGCAGCCACCGCCGGCCGGGCGTTCGTGCTCCCGCTGTGGTGGGTCGCCGTGCCGTACGTGTTGTTCGCGACCGGCTACATCACCTACATCACGTTCCTGTCCGCATATCTCGCCGACCGCCATGCCTCGGTGCCGGAGGTGACGCTCGTCTGGACGGTGATGGGGCTGGCCGTGATGGCGGCGCCCGCGCTGTGGAGCCGCCCCGTCGTCCGCTGGCCCGGCGGCACGGCCCTCGGTGCGTTGTTGGCGATCCTCGCCGCCGGAGCGGCACTGGCCCTGGTATCGACAGCGCTCCCGGTCATCCTGGCGTCCGTGGTCCTCTACGGGGCGTCGTTCATGAGCGTGCCCGCCGCCGTCACCGCGCGGGTCCGCGACGCCACCCCACCGGCCGACTGGACGGCGACGATCGCGGCGTTCACCACGCTCTTCGCGGCGGGCCAGACCGCGGGCCCCTGGATCGCCGGCATCGTCGCCGACCACACCTCGACCGGTGCGACGGTGGCGTGGACGGCGGTCCTGTGCTTCGCGGGAGCGGTGATCGCCCTGACCGGACACCGCACGAGACAGACGCAGCGGACGTGA
- a CDS encoding DUF6777 domain-containing protein: MDRPARRRSARILGSLATLLITVVVLVVASPALTRLASGGSEDVVQTEAADSLGAVPAFIPQAGVAATPLRPLHTAGHVVSGDAPGLYGGTAANSCDIAAMQAFLATQPDHAAAWADALMIAPSQIDAHFASLTPVALQTDTAVTNHGFDNGVATPFHTVLQAGTAVLVDAVGIPRVRCYCGNPLQTPAPRQNVRYVGARWNGFDAQSVTEIHTAPTVIQQFVVVERDADGDVAEVVSRPRATRGEQDEDVDATVENDIRLSFRLGLVGPREPPSTPGPSSTPSTQSTTSAPSTESPSTSASPGPSSTATSVVPPETSIALTPALVTTPTAPPVTSDLPVPPTSVILESLPMTEPGGPATTEPSGDPGPEVEDPGPEEDEPAPEEDPESEEGDADTED; the protein is encoded by the coding sequence ATGGACCGGCCGGCCCGGCGTCGCTCCGCGCGGATCCTCGGGAGCCTGGCGACCCTGCTCATCACGGTGGTCGTGCTAGTCGTGGCGTCCCCTGCGTTGACGCGGCTCGCGAGTGGTGGTTCCGAAGACGTCGTACAGACGGAGGCCGCCGACTCGCTCGGAGCGGTCCCTGCGTTCATCCCGCAGGCCGGAGTCGCCGCCACCCCCCTGCGACCGCTGCACACCGCGGGCCACGTCGTGTCCGGCGACGCCCCCGGTCTCTACGGGGGCACCGCGGCGAACTCCTGCGACATCGCCGCGATGCAGGCGTTCCTGGCGACACAGCCGGATCACGCCGCCGCATGGGCGGATGCCCTGATGATCGCGCCGTCCCAGATCGACGCGCACTTCGCCTCCCTGACCCCGGTGGCGTTGCAGACCGACACCGCGGTTACAAACCACGGCTTCGACAACGGGGTCGCGACCCCGTTCCACACCGTCCTGCAGGCGGGAACCGCTGTTCTGGTCGACGCCGTCGGGATCCCCCGCGTGCGGTGCTACTGCGGGAATCCCCTCCAGACCCCGGCGCCCCGTCAGAACGTCCGCTATGTCGGCGCGCGCTGGAACGGCTTCGACGCGCAGTCGGTGACCGAGATCCACACGGCGCCGACGGTGATCCAGCAGTTCGTCGTCGTCGAGCGGGATGCGGACGGGGATGTCGCCGAGGTGGTCAGCCGGCCACGGGCGACGCGGGGAGAGCAGGACGAGGACGTCGACGCCACCGTGGAGAACGACATCCGGCTCAGCTTCAGGCTTGGGTTGGTCGGGCCCCGTGAACCGCCGTCGACCCCCGGACCGTCGAGCACCCCCAGCACGCAGAGCACCACCAGCGCTCCGAGCACGGAGTCCCCGAGCACCTCCGCGTCCCCCGGACCTTCGTCGACGGCCACATCCGTGGTTCCACCCGAGACCTCGATCGCTCTGACTCCGGCTCTCGTCACGACGCCGACGGCTCCGCCGGTGACCAGCGACCTCCCCGTCCCTCCGACGTCGGTGATCCTCGAGAGCCTCCCGATGACCGAGCCGGGCGGTCCCGCGACGACGGAGCCGAGCGGCGACCCGGGGCCCGAGGTGGAGGACCCGGGGCCCGAGGAGGACGAGCCGGCGCCCGAGGAGGACCCGGAGAGCGAGGAAGGCGACGCGGACACTGAGGATTGA
- a CDS encoding PadR family transcriptional regulator gives MGDVRLSPTSYVVLGMIALRGPSTPYELKRAVGRSVGYFWHFPHAQLYSEPDRLAGLGLLELTVEESGRRRKTYSLTDAGRTALQGWLASPTHEHFQMRDIAELKLFFNEAGDPENVPALAHDQITQHEERIAVYEAMVERFGDDPHAQPRMITLELGLEMEHAALRFWSALADGDLDRLRKARRR, from the coding sequence GTGGGCGATGTGCGGCTGTCCCCGACGTCGTACGTCGTGCTGGGGATGATCGCGCTGCGGGGTCCGTCCACGCCGTACGAGCTCAAGCGCGCTGTGGGCCGCTCCGTCGGCTACTTCTGGCACTTCCCGCACGCCCAGCTGTACTCGGAGCCCGATCGGCTGGCCGGGCTGGGCCTGCTGGAGCTCACCGTCGAGGAGAGCGGGCGGCGGCGCAAGACCTACTCGCTCACCGACGCGGGGCGCACCGCCCTGCAGGGCTGGCTCGCCTCCCCGACCCACGAGCACTTCCAGATGCGCGACATCGCCGAGCTCAAGCTCTTCTTCAACGAGGCGGGCGACCCGGAGAACGTTCCCGCGCTCGCCCACGACCAGATCACGCAGCACGAGGAGCGGATCGCGGTGTACGAGGCGATGGTCGAGCGCTTCGGCGACGACCCGCACGCCCAGCCGCGCATGATCACCCTCGAGCTCGGGCTCGAGATGGAGCACGCGGCGCTGCGGTTCTGGTCGGCACTGGCCGACGGGGACCTGGATCGCCTCCGGAAAGCCCGCCGCAGATGA
- a CDS encoding TetR/AcrR family transcriptional regulator, with protein MPVPKGSTIDPARTRSAIVEAATPLLYERGLDGVGVAELCARLGVSKETLYRHFGTKDGLVRAVLEARSERVHAWIGAAVAAAGDDPADQLAAVFDALGRWYAEPEFRGCAMVNAAAQHHVEPVRALTERHLNRHLDLLTDIAARAGASDPVALGRQLLMLVEGATVVAAHHSVVDAAAQARTAALALLAGNQARSPL; from the coding sequence GTGCCGGTTCCGAAGGGCTCCACGATCGATCCCGCACGCACACGCAGCGCCATCGTCGAGGCGGCGACCCCGCTGCTGTACGAACGCGGGCTCGACGGCGTCGGCGTCGCCGAGCTGTGCGCGCGGCTCGGGGTCTCCAAGGAGACGCTCTACCGGCACTTCGGCACGAAGGACGGCCTCGTGCGGGCCGTGCTGGAGGCGCGGAGCGAGCGGGTCCACGCCTGGATCGGAGCCGCCGTCGCGGCGGCCGGTGACGATCCGGCGGACCAGCTGGCCGCCGTCTTCGACGCGTTGGGCCGGTGGTACGCCGAGCCCGAGTTCCGCGGCTGCGCGATGGTGAACGCGGCCGCCCAGCACCACGTCGAGCCCGTGCGCGCTCTCACGGAGCGGCATCTGAACCGCCACCTGGACCTCCTCACCGACATCGCCGCGCGCGCCGGAGCGTCCGACCCCGTCGCCCTCGGCAGGCAGCTGCTGATGCTGGTCGAGGGGGCGACGGTCGTTGCCGCCCACCACAGCGTGGTCGACGCGGCGGCACAGGCACGTACCGCCGCCCTCGCCCTGCTGGCAGGAAATCAGGCTCGGTCGCCGCTGTAG
- a CDS encoding alpha/beta hydrolase — protein sequence MDPLAADPPPDPDFPATTPAVTFVSGGETLLGVLHVPAGRGPHPVVVLLHGFPGNERNFDLAQVLRRAGFASLVFHYRGSWGVGGTWSWAHVLEDAAAVLAALRDPGFAATHRLDPSRPALVGHSLGGFAALMTTAADPSVAAVASIAGFDFGAVAALCRADEDVRAAWVEAFDDSLGPLRGTSGDALVAEMEAAGESWRLARLAPMLAHRPVLLVGAGRDAVSPHELHHDPLVAAYADAHLEHHVFATDHALSDHRVTLARTVMGFLQRV from the coding sequence ATGGACCCGCTTGCCGCCGATCCCCCGCCCGACCCGGATTTCCCGGCCACCACTCCCGCGGTGACGTTCGTCAGCGGCGGCGAGACGCTGCTGGGTGTGCTGCACGTGCCCGCAGGCCGCGGGCCGCACCCGGTCGTCGTGCTACTGCACGGGTTCCCGGGCAACGAGCGCAACTTCGATCTCGCGCAGGTGCTGCGCCGCGCGGGCTTCGCGTCGCTGGTGTTCCATTACCGCGGCTCGTGGGGCGTGGGCGGTACGTGGTCGTGGGCCCACGTGCTCGAGGACGCGGCGGCGGTCCTCGCCGCCCTCCGTGACCCGGGGTTCGCGGCCACCCACCGGCTCGATCCGAGCCGACCGGCGCTGGTCGGTCACAGCCTCGGCGGCTTCGCGGCCCTGATGACCACGGCCGCCGACCCGTCGGTGGCCGCGGTCGCGTCGATCGCCGGCTTCGACTTCGGTGCGGTCGCCGCGCTCTGCCGGGCCGACGAGGACGTCCGCGCCGCATGGGTCGAGGCGTTCGACGACTCGCTCGGCCCGCTGCGGGGCACCAGCGGGGATGCGCTCGTCGCGGAGATGGAGGCGGCGGGCGAGTCGTGGCGGCTGGCGCGGCTCGCGCCGATGTTGGCGCACCGACCGGTGCTCCTCGTCGGCGCCGGGCGCGATGCCGTCAGCCCCCACGAGCTGCACCACGACCCGCTCGTCGCGGCGTACGCGGACGCACACCTCGAACACCACGTCTTCGCGACCGACCACGCGCTGTCGGACCACCGTGTGACGCTGGCCCGCACGGTCATGGGCTTCCTGCAGCGCGTCTGA
- a CDS encoding DoxX family protein has protein sequence MTMTTADSTGIRVTRDLVLLLARIGLGVIMIAHAKLMYDFAGGSIVGVGPLFAQSGVPLPAITGPANVLFEFVGGVAMIVGVGVPIVGVLMALNMVGAWVLVHTSPLFSMDHNGPELVIMIALLSLVLAVTGSGRFGLDHVIVPRLRGARTAAGR, from the coding sequence ATGACCATGACGACTGCCGACTCCACCGGCATCCGGGTTACCCGGGACCTCGTACTCCTACTGGCCCGCATCGGCCTCGGTGTGATCATGATCGCCCACGCGAAGCTCATGTACGACTTCGCCGGCGGCAGCATCGTCGGCGTCGGCCCGCTCTTCGCCCAGTCCGGCGTGCCACTGCCCGCGATCACCGGACCGGCCAACGTCCTCTTCGAGTTCGTCGGCGGCGTCGCGATGATCGTCGGCGTCGGGGTACCGATCGTCGGCGTGCTGATGGCGCTGAACATGGTGGGTGCATGGGTGCTCGTGCACACCAGCCCCCTGTTCTCCATGGATCACAACGGCCCGGAGCTTGTCATCATGATCGCGCTGCTCAGCCTCGTCCTCGCCGTGACCGGCTCCGGGCGGTTCGGGCTCGACCACGTGATCGTCCCTCGGCTCCGCGGGGCCCGGACAGCGGCGGGGCGGTAA
- a CDS encoding HNH endonuclease signature motif containing protein, which produces MFESAFVEIDRPAGWVGEDELDLLDQLELDELLGPPGSLDPEPRVRLAPDEWPWGSAIPGEESAVGLDAATAEPGALSDAGLIEAIVGFEHLTGWAQARQARLLAEFARRRPGDDPTMVATDKSCAMSRFAPDEVGLALKLSRLTAKARLGRAVQLTQVLPETLQAWQQGQLDERRATAICDATHYLPVEKARAVQQRVLDRAPEQTLAQLKAALKRAVLHADPDGSRERHRAARRDRRVAVGEEQEGMASLWALLSATDARSCFQWLTRLAQGCGKDDSRGMDARRADLMVSLLTGTLTYATTDADETDDADEVDNADSGSGSGGTDATGDGERRAPETGAKSADTSPGFGSAAGVRTEPPRPVNPGKPLVQVLMPFTTLLGLDEQACELAGHGPIPAELAREIAADATLKRLVFDPLSGALLDHGRTTYRPPAALADFVRARDVHCRGPICGRRALDSELDHIVPYPKGATSETNLIGGCGHDHHAKHAPGWRVRTRPGGRIEWITPTGHRYCSDPHDYRPDHGAPPPTAADPPPPQGPNGLTAKQRDEIVTALWHGENAFPPDPHDPAPF; this is translated from the coding sequence ATGTTCGAGTCGGCGTTCGTCGAGATCGACCGGCCGGCGGGCTGGGTCGGCGAGGACGAGCTCGACCTGCTCGACCAGCTGGAGCTCGACGAGCTGCTGGGCCCACCCGGAAGCCTCGACCCGGAGCCGAGGGTGCGCCTCGCCCCGGACGAATGGCCGTGGGGCTCCGCCATTCCGGGTGAGGAGTCCGCGGTCGGGTTGGACGCGGCCACCGCCGAGCCCGGCGCTCTGTCGGATGCGGGCCTGATCGAGGCGATCGTCGGGTTCGAGCACCTCACCGGGTGGGCCCAGGCCCGGCAGGCGCGGCTGCTGGCCGAGTTCGCCCGCCGCCGCCCCGGCGACGACCCCACGATGGTGGCCACCGACAAGTCGTGTGCCATGAGCCGGTTCGCTCCGGACGAGGTCGGGCTCGCGCTGAAGTTGTCCCGGTTGACGGCCAAGGCCCGGTTGGGGCGAGCCGTGCAGCTGACACAGGTGTTGCCCGAGACGCTGCAGGCCTGGCAGCAGGGTCAGCTGGATGAGCGGCGGGCCACCGCGATCTGCGACGCCACCCACTACCTGCCGGTCGAGAAGGCGCGGGCGGTGCAGCAGCGGGTGCTGGACCGAGCGCCCGAGCAGACCCTCGCCCAGCTCAAGGCCGCGTTGAAGCGCGCGGTGCTGCACGCCGACCCCGACGGGTCCCGCGAGCGCCACCGCGCCGCCCGCCGCGACCGTCGGGTGGCGGTCGGGGAAGAGCAGGAAGGCATGGCCTCGCTGTGGGCGCTGCTGTCGGCCACCGACGCGCGCTCGTGCTTCCAGTGGCTGACCCGGCTCGCGCAGGGCTGCGGCAAGGACGACTCCCGCGGCATGGACGCCCGCCGCGCCGACCTGATGGTCAGCCTGCTGACCGGCACCCTCACCTACGCCACCACCGACGCGGACGAGACCGACGACGCGGACGAGGTCGACAACGCCGACTCCGGCTCCGGCTCCGGCGGCACGGATGCCACCGGCGATGGTGAGCGCCGCGCCCCGGAGACCGGCGCGAAGAGCGCCGACACCTCCCCTGGCTTCGGCTCGGCAGCTGGGGTGCGCACCGAGCCGCCGCGGCCGGTGAATCCCGGCAAGCCGCTGGTGCAGGTGCTGATGCCGTTCACCACCCTGCTGGGGCTCGACGAGCAGGCGTGTGAACTCGCCGGGCACGGCCCGATCCCGGCCGAGCTGGCCCGGGAGATCGCCGCCGACGCCACCCTGAAGCGCCTGGTCTTCGATCCGCTCTCGGGCGCGCTGCTCGACCACGGGCGCACCACGTACCGGCCGCCTGCCGCGCTGGCCGACTTCGTGCGCGCGCGTGACGTGCACTGCCGGGGGCCCATCTGCGGCCGCCGGGCGCTTGACTCCGAGCTGGACCACATCGTCCCGTACCCGAAGGGCGCGACCAGCGAGACGAACCTGATAGGCGGATGCGGGCACGATCACCACGCCAAGCACGCCCCCGGCTGGAGGGTCCGCACCCGCCCGGGTGGGCGCATCGAGTGGATCACGCCCACCGGGCACAGGTACTGCAGCGACCCGCACGACTACCGACCCGACCACGGAGCGCCACCCCCAACGGCAGCGGATCCACCGCCACCTCAGGGGCCGAACGGGCTCACCGCGAAACAGCGCGACGAGATCGTCACCGCGCTCTGGCACGGCGAGAACGCCTTTCCACCCGATCCGCACGACCCGGCACCGTTCTGA